The Bos indicus x Bos taurus breed Angus x Brahman F1 hybrid chromosome 3, Bos_hybrid_MaternalHap_v2.0, whole genome shotgun sequence genome includes a window with the following:
- the LOC113890509 gene encoding late cornified envelope protein 1D-like, translating to MSCQQNQQQCQPPPKCVPKCPTPKCPPKCPPVSSCCDVSSEGCCGSSSGGCCSSGCGGCCLSHHRRRRSHRCRPHRSDCCSQPSGGSGCCGGGSGQSFGGDCC from the coding sequence ATGTCCTGCCAGCAGAACCAGCAGCAGTGCCAGCCTCCTCCCAAGTGCGTCCCCAAGTGCCCCACCCCTAAATGCCCCCCAAAGTGCCCCCCAGTCTCCTCCTGCTGTGATGTCAGCTCTGAGGGCTGCTGCGGCTCCAGCTCCGGGGGCTGCTGCAGCTCTGGGTGTGGGGGCTGCTGCCTGAGCCACCACAGGCGCCGCAGGTCCCACCGCTGCAGACCCCACAGGTCTGACTGCTGCAGCCAGCCCTCGGGGGGCTCCGGGTGCTGTGGAGGGGGGAGTGGTCAGTCCTTTGGAGGTGACTGCTGCTGA
- the LOC113890447 gene encoding late cornified envelope protein 1F-like has protein sequence MSCQQNQQQCQPPPKCAPKCPTPKCPPKCPPKCPPVSSCCDVSSGGCCGSSSGGCCSSGCGGCCLSHHRRRRSHRCRPHRSDCCSQPSGGSGCCGGGSGQSYGGGCC, from the coding sequence ATGTCCTGCCAGCAGAACCAGCAGCAGTGCCAGCCCCCTCCCAAGTGTGCCCCCAAGTGCCCCACCCCTAAATGCCCCCCAAAGTGTCCCCCGAAGTGCCCCCCAGTCTCCTCCTGCTGTGATGTCAGCTCCGGGGGCTGCTGCGGCTCCAGCTCCGGGGGCTGCTGCAGCTCTGGGTGTGGGGGCTGCTGCCTAAGCCACCACAGGCGCCGCAGGTCCCACCGCTGCAGACCCCACAGGTCTGACTGCTGCAGCCAGCCCTCGGGGGGCTCCGGGTGCTGTGGAGGGGGAAGTGGTCAGTCCTATGGAGGCGGCTGCTGCTGA